The following are from one region of the Jatrophihabitans telluris genome:
- the hflX gene encoding GTPase HflX: MTAEPDDRTFPTIDLFEPDQADRLSQADEGYTLGDYDLSERAALRRVAGLSTELTDVTEVEYRQLRLERVVLVGVWTSGTLADAENSLRELARLAETAGSEVLEGLVQRRDKPDAATYIGSGKAKQLRDTVLATGADTVICDGELAPGQLRQLEEVVKVKVVDRTALILDIFAQHARSREGKAQVELAQLQYLVPRLRGWGESLSRQVGGRAAGGVGIGGRGPGETKLEIDRRRITSRMAKLRRDLSGMKTARDVKRARRESRAIPSVVLAGYTNAGKSSLLNRLTDAGVLVENALFATLDPTVRRAETDDGRIYTLADTVGFVRHLPHQLVEAFRSTLEEVAEADLILHVVDASDDDPELQIRAVREVLADIDALGVPEQIVFNKVDAASTETQLRLRSLVPDALFVSARSGAGMAELRALIEARLPRPEQSVRALIPYTRGDLVARIHSDGEVLTEDHTGDGTLISARVRSDLAAALAEFHTV, from the coding sequence ATGACTGCTGAACCGGATGACCGCACCTTTCCCACCATCGACCTGTTCGAGCCTGACCAGGCGGACCGCCTGAGCCAGGCCGACGAGGGTTACACCCTCGGTGACTACGACCTGTCCGAGCGTGCTGCGCTGCGACGGGTGGCTGGACTGTCGACCGAGCTGACCGACGTCACCGAGGTCGAATACCGTCAGCTCAGGCTCGAACGGGTGGTCCTGGTCGGTGTATGGACCTCGGGCACCCTCGCTGACGCGGAGAATTCGCTTCGGGAGCTGGCCCGGCTGGCTGAGACGGCCGGCTCGGAGGTGCTCGAGGGGCTTGTGCAGCGGCGTGACAAGCCGGATGCCGCGACCTATATCGGTTCGGGCAAGGCCAAGCAACTGCGCGACACGGTGCTGGCGACCGGCGCGGACACGGTTATCTGCGACGGCGAACTGGCCCCGGGCCAGCTCCGTCAGCTCGAGGAAGTGGTCAAGGTGAAGGTCGTCGACCGCACCGCCCTGATCCTGGACATCTTCGCCCAGCACGCCCGTTCCCGTGAGGGCAAGGCCCAGGTCGAGCTCGCGCAGCTGCAGTACCTGGTTCCCCGTCTGCGCGGTTGGGGCGAATCACTGTCTCGTCAGGTCGGTGGCCGCGCCGCCGGCGGTGTCGGCATCGGCGGCCGCGGCCCCGGTGAGACGAAGCTGGAGATCGACCGGCGCCGGATCACGTCCCGGATGGCGAAGCTCCGCAGGGACCTGTCCGGCATGAAGACCGCTCGGGACGTCAAGCGCGCCCGGCGCGAGAGCCGCGCCATTCCGTCGGTGGTGCTCGCCGGTTACACCAACGCGGGCAAGTCGTCGTTGCTGAACCGGCTCACCGACGCCGGCGTCCTGGTGGAAAACGCATTGTTCGCAACGCTGGACCCGACCGTCCGCCGGGCCGAGACCGACGACGGTCGGATCTACACGCTCGCGGACACAGTCGGCTTTGTCCGCCACCTTCCGCACCAGTTGGTGGAGGCGTTTCGTTCGACGCTGGAGGAGGTCGCCGAGGCGGACTTGATCCTGCACGTCGTCGACGCCTCCGACGACGACCCCGAGTTGCAGATACGGGCCGTGCGTGAGGTGCTGGCCGACATCGATGCCCTGGGCGTCCCGGAACAGATCGTGTTCAACAAAGTGGACGCGGCCAGCACTGAAACTCAGCTCCGGCTGCGCAGCCTGGTCCCTGACGCACTGTTCGTCTCGGCCCGCTCCGGGGCGGGGATGGCCGAGCTGCGGGCCTTGATCGAAGCCCGGCTCCCGCGGCCCGAACAGTCCGTCCGGGCACTGATTCCTTACACTCGCGGCGACCTGGTCGCCCGGATCCACTCGGACGGCGAGGTGCTGACCGAGGACCACACCGGTGACGGCACGTTGATCAGCGCACGGGTCAGGTCCGACCTCGCTGCCGCGCTGGCAGAGTTCCATACGGTCTGA
- the dapF gene encoding diaminopimelate epimerase, giving the protein MVAGHSLGSVGGLVKGHGTENDFLILADLDGRMALSSSAVRALCDRHSGVGADGVLRVVRTELANEPDVAAQADEAPFFMDYRNADGSIAEMCGNGVRVFARYLRQTGLIDGDTKVATRGGTRSVRFDGESVSVDMGPAVFRPERPTVVLADGQSVTAIAAVDMPNPHVVVELPDDESLAALDLSSVPSVSPALPEGQNVEYIVRVGPHALAMRVHERGVGETRSCGTGICAAVVAAAGAVRDSATWTVDVPGGRCEVSFSEAGTVILSGPAVLVAEVELCAEWLPTHR; this is encoded by the coding sequence ATGGTGGCCGGACACAGCCTCGGCAGCGTGGGTGGCCTCGTCAAGGGGCACGGCACAGAGAACGACTTCCTGATACTGGCCGACCTCGACGGTCGCATGGCGTTGTCCAGTTCCGCGGTTCGGGCACTGTGCGACCGGCACTCCGGTGTCGGCGCCGACGGCGTCCTGCGGGTGGTGCGCACCGAACTTGCCAACGAGCCCGACGTCGCCGCTCAGGCCGACGAGGCGCCGTTCTTCATGGACTATCGCAACGCCGACGGCAGCATCGCCGAGATGTGCGGCAACGGCGTGCGAGTCTTTGCGCGCTACCTGCGCCAGACCGGCCTCATCGACGGCGACACCAAGGTGGCGACCCGCGGCGGTACCCGATCGGTGCGCTTCGACGGCGAGTCCGTCAGCGTGGACATGGGTCCAGCGGTGTTCCGTCCCGAACGACCGACCGTCGTGCTGGCCGATGGCCAGAGCGTGACCGCGATCGCCGCCGTGGACATGCCCAACCCGCACGTCGTCGTCGAACTGCCCGACGACGAGAGCTTGGCCGCACTGGACCTGTCCTCGGTTCCGAGCGTGAGTCCTGCGCTGCCCGAGGGCCAGAACGTCGAGTACATCGTGCGGGTCGGCCCGCATGCGCTGGCGATGCGCGTCCACGAACGTGGCGTCGGGGAGACCCGTTCGTGCGGCACCGGGATCTGCGCGGCGGTCGTGGCTGCTGCCGGGGCTGTACGGGATTCGGCGACCTGGACCGTCGACGTCCCCGGCGGGCGGTGCGAGGTCAGTTTCAGCGAAGCCGGAACGGTAATTCTGAGCGGGCCCGCCGTGCTGGTGGCAGAGGTGGAACTGTGCGCGGAGTGGCTGCCGACCCACCGATGA
- the miaA gene encoding tRNA (adenosine(37)-N6)-dimethylallyltransferase MiaA, protein MTDTCIEGPAGPVVAVVGPTATGKSDLAVAIARRLGGEIVNADSMQLYRGMDIGTAKLAPDERGGIRHHLLDIWPLTKSAAVAEYQTLARAQIADLHSRGVIPILVGGSGLYLRGTLDRLDFPGESPEIRTRLAAELDALGVAAMHGRLAGLDPVAAENILPSNSRRVVRALEVIELTGRPFVATMPPFESIYRTVEIGLDRDDLDDRVERRVELMMAAGFLDEVRGLLAEGLAASPTAAKALGYQQLLAVLDGDRVVGDLDDAVAQTVRGTKRFVRRQRSWFRRDPRIRWLDGADPDLVAGAMAEIEAVLGLR, encoded by the coding sequence GTGACCGACACCTGTATTGAGGGCCCTGCGGGTCCCGTCGTGGCAGTCGTCGGGCCTACCGCAACGGGCAAATCCGATCTTGCGGTCGCGATCGCACGGCGGCTGGGCGGCGAGATCGTCAACGCCGACTCGATGCAGCTCTACCGCGGGATGGACATCGGCACCGCCAAACTCGCCCCTGACGAGCGGGGCGGGATTCGGCATCACCTGCTCGACATCTGGCCGCTGACGAAGTCGGCTGCGGTCGCCGAGTACCAGACACTGGCCCGCGCCCAGATCGCCGATCTCCATTCTCGAGGTGTGATTCCCATCCTCGTGGGCGGTTCGGGGCTCTACCTGCGAGGGACCCTCGATCGACTCGACTTCCCGGGCGAGTCCCCGGAAATCCGGACCCGGCTGGCCGCTGAACTCGATGCGCTCGGCGTCGCGGCCATGCACGGACGGCTCGCCGGGCTCGACCCGGTCGCCGCCGAGAACATCCTGCCCAGCAACAGCCGGAGGGTCGTGCGGGCCCTGGAGGTGATCGAACTGACCGGCCGGCCGTTCGTGGCGACGATGCCGCCGTTCGAGTCGATCTACCGGACCGTCGAAATCGGATTGGACCGCGACGATCTCGACGATCGGGTGGAACGGCGGGTCGAGCTCATGATGGCGGCCGGATTCCTCGACGAGGTGCGTGGACTGCTTGCCGAGGGACTGGCCGCAAGCCCTACCGCGGCCAAGGCACTCGGGTACCAGCAGCTGCTGGCCGTGCTCGACGGTGACCGCGTCGTCGGCGACCTGGACGACGCGGTCGCGCAGACCGTGCGCGGCACCAAGCGTTTCGTACGCAGGCAGCGGTCGTGGTTCCGCCGGGACCCGCGAATCCGGTGGCTCGACGGCGCCGATCCCGATCTCGTGGCCGGCGCCATGGCCGAGATCGAGGCGGTCTTGGGCCTACGCTGA
- a CDS encoding DUF349 domain-containing protein, which translates to MSSEWGRIDETGTVYVKTADGEREVGSWQAGDAEAGLAYYQRKFADLEAEVELLSSRLESGAGDAKSSKSQAMTLHASLPTAAGIGDFGALDARLVALISAADAKIGEQSLAREAARSEAIAKKESLAVEAEQIAESSTQWKASGDRLRTIVDEWKLIKGIDRKTDDALWKRFAAARDAFSKRRGSHFAHLDTEREAAKSEKEKLVKQAEELASSDDWRDTATALKDLMTQWKAAPRANRATEGALWKRFRAAQDAFFERRSGVFAERDAEQAQNLKEKEAIIAEAAGLDLGNPRQAQISLRDLQERLETIGHVPRDAMRRTEDRMRAAEQRVRDALDAEWKRGAAESNPFLAQLRERLTEAEAKLERARSSGDVDRIAKAEADVAQRRALLPD; encoded by the coding sequence ATGAGTTCGGAGTGGGGACGGATCGACGAGACCGGCACCGTCTATGTCAAAACCGCCGACGGCGAGCGTGAGGTCGGCTCCTGGCAAGCCGGCGACGCCGAGGCTGGTCTGGCCTATTACCAGCGCAAGTTCGCCGATCTCGAAGCCGAGGTCGAACTGTTGAGCAGCCGGCTGGAATCCGGCGCTGGTGATGCCAAGAGCAGCAAGTCTCAGGCGATGACCCTCCACGCCTCGTTGCCCACCGCCGCAGGCATCGGCGATTTCGGTGCCCTCGATGCGCGGCTGGTCGCGCTCATCAGCGCGGCGGACGCCAAGATCGGTGAACAGTCTCTGGCTCGTGAGGCCGCGCGTTCGGAAGCGATCGCGAAGAAGGAGTCGCTCGCGGTCGAGGCCGAGCAGATCGCCGAATCGTCGACGCAGTGGAAGGCCTCGGGTGACCGCCTCCGGACGATCGTCGATGAGTGGAAGCTCATCAAGGGCATCGATCGCAAGACCGACGACGCTTTGTGGAAGCGATTCGCCGCAGCCCGGGATGCGTTCTCCAAACGGCGGGGATCACACTTCGCCCATCTGGACACCGAGCGCGAGGCGGCCAAGAGCGAGAAGGAAAAGCTCGTCAAGCAGGCCGAGGAATTGGCCAGCTCCGACGACTGGCGGGACACGGCAACCGCCTTGAAGGATCTGATGACCCAGTGGAAGGCCGCGCCGCGTGCCAACCGGGCCACCGAGGGCGCGCTGTGGAAGCGGTTCCGTGCCGCTCAGGACGCGTTCTTCGAGCGCCGCTCCGGGGTCTTCGCCGAGCGTGACGCCGAGCAGGCCCAGAATCTCAAGGAAAAAGAAGCGATCATCGCCGAGGCGGCTGGCCTGGACCTGGGCAACCCCCGGCAGGCCCAGATCTCGCTGCGCGACCTGCAGGAGCGACTGGAGACGATCGGCCACGTTCCTCGCGACGCCATGCGCCGCACCGAGGACCGTATGCGCGCAGCTGAACAGCGGGTTCGGGACGCGCTGGACGCCGAGTGGAAGCGCGGCGCCGCGGAATCCAACCCGTTCCTGGCGCAGCTGCGGGAACGCCTCACCGAAGCCGAGGCCAAACTCGAGCGCGCGCGCAGCTCAGGCGACGTGGACCGCATTGCCAAGGCCGAGGCCGACGTCGCCCAGCGACGGGCACTGCTGCCCGACTGA
- the miaB gene encoding tRNA (N6-isopentenyl adenosine(37)-C2)-methylthiotransferase MiaB, whose protein sequence is MSSASHDLTETPATAAAGRTYAIRTYGCQMNVHDSERLSGLLEAAGYVRAADQSGQDADLVVFNTCAVRENADNRLYGNLSHLVPVKNARPGMQIAVGGCLAQKDQQEVLRKAPNVDVVFGTHNLASLPVLLERARHNAQAQVEIVESLQNFPSDLPSRRDSAFSAWVSVSVGCDNTCTFCIVPSLRGKETDRRPGEVLAEIEALVADGVSEITLLGQNVNSYGRSFGDRFAFGKLLRACGSIDGLERVRFTSPHPRDFTTDVIEAMAETPNVCPQLHMPLQSGSDTVLRAMRRSYRRDRYLQIIDEVRAAMPDAAITTDIIVGFPAETEADFEQTLDVVRRARFTSAFTFQYSPRPGTPAAAMTEQIPKAVVQQRYDRLITLQDEISWETNKQLVGREVEVLVSTGPGKKDNANGRVSGRARDGRLVHVEVGGNDIQSGDVVRSRVSYAAPHHLVADGALLQHRRARRVTAPATATVDAGRPLLSIGPRP, encoded by the coding sequence ATGAGCAGCGCTTCCCACGATCTCACCGAGACCCCAGCGACCGCCGCTGCCGGTCGGACGTACGCCATCCGTACCTACGGCTGCCAGATGAACGTCCACGACTCCGAGCGCCTGTCCGGACTGTTGGAGGCCGCCGGTTACGTACGGGCCGCCGACCAGAGCGGACAGGACGCGGACCTGGTCGTCTTCAACACGTGCGCCGTGCGGGAGAACGCCGACAACCGGCTCTACGGCAACCTAAGTCACCTCGTTCCGGTCAAGAACGCCCGTCCGGGTATGCAGATCGCAGTCGGCGGGTGCCTGGCGCAGAAGGACCAGCAGGAGGTCCTGCGTAAGGCCCCCAACGTCGACGTGGTCTTCGGAACGCACAACCTCGCGAGCCTGCCCGTCCTGCTCGAACGCGCCCGGCACAACGCCCAGGCGCAGGTCGAAATCGTGGAGAGCCTGCAGAACTTCCCCTCGGACCTGCCCAGCCGCCGTGACTCGGCCTTCAGCGCATGGGTATCGGTCTCGGTCGGTTGTGACAACACCTGCACGTTCTGCATCGTGCCGTCACTGCGCGGCAAGGAAACCGACCGCCGTCCCGGCGAGGTACTCGCCGAAATCGAGGCGCTGGTCGCCGACGGCGTCAGCGAGATCACCCTGCTCGGTCAGAACGTCAACTCCTACGGCCGATCGTTCGGAGATCGGTTCGCCTTCGGCAAGCTGCTGCGGGCCTGTGGCTCGATCGACGGGCTGGAGCGTGTCCGCTTCACCAGCCCGCATCCGCGTGACTTCACCACGGACGTGATCGAGGCGATGGCCGAGACGCCAAATGTCTGCCCACAACTGCACATGCCGTTGCAGTCCGGGTCCGACACCGTGCTTCGGGCGATGCGTCGTTCCTACCGCCGGGACCGGTACCTGCAGATCATCGATGAGGTGCGCGCCGCCATGCCCGACGCCGCGATCACCACGGACATCATCGTGGGTTTCCCGGCCGAGACGGAGGCGGACTTCGAACAGACGCTCGACGTCGTACGGCGAGCCCGCTTCACGAGCGCGTTCACCTTTCAGTACTCGCCGCGGCCGGGGACTCCGGCGGCCGCCATGACCGAGCAGATCCCGAAGGCTGTCGTCCAGCAGCGCTACGACCGGCTGATCACCCTGCAGGACGAGATCAGCTGGGAGACCAACAAGCAGTTGGTCGGACGGGAGGTCGAGGTACTCGTCTCGACCGGTCCAGGGAAAAAGGACAACGCCAACGGCCGCGTCAGCGGTCGAGCGCGTGACGGTCGACTCGTGCACGTCGAGGTCGGCGGCAACGACATCCAGTCTGGAGACGTCGTCCGCAGCCGCGTGAGCTATGCCGCTCCGCACCACCTGGTTGCCGACGGCGCGCTGTTGCAGCACCGCCGCGCCCGTCGGGTCACGGCACCGGCAACGGCAACGGTCGACGCCGGACGCCCGCTGCTGAGCATCGGCCCGCGCCCCTGA
- a CDS encoding TAXI family TRAP transporter solute-binding subunit, translating to MTDRRALRRMVTVSAAILVAAGVIIAWSYRASHRLPSPSGTLRISSGAPGGVYATFAEQFATQLHARDGRLRVTLTTSTGSLDNLQRIGAGSADCAVTAADAASLAVHGDGVFSHPVQIGAVSRLYDDYIQLVATDASGINRIDDLRGKRVSTGAANSGVQLIANRVLQLSHVPGSAMRPSSLGLADDVSAMRSGRLDAFFWSGGLPTPSVATLLQSGGVHLVPLTSVATAMSASYPGAYRAATIPTGAYNLKTTVATVAVANFLVCRADLPLATAEFLTATLFGRQSRIAAVVAPLNMLDPRTAIATDPVPLLAGAERWFRSRKN from the coding sequence GTGACCGACCGCCGAGCCTTGCGCCGGATGGTCACCGTGAGCGCCGCGATCCTCGTGGCCGCCGGGGTGATCATCGCCTGGAGCTATCGTGCCAGTCACCGACTGCCGTCCCCGTCCGGCACGTTGCGGATCTCTTCGGGAGCCCCGGGCGGTGTGTACGCGACGTTCGCCGAACAGTTCGCCACACAGCTGCACGCTCGAGACGGCCGGCTCAGGGTGACGCTGACCACCAGCACCGGATCGCTGGACAACCTGCAACGCATCGGCGCCGGCTCGGCAGACTGCGCAGTAACCGCCGCTGACGCGGCCTCGCTTGCGGTTCACGGGGACGGCGTGTTCAGCCATCCGGTCCAGATCGGTGCCGTGTCCCGTCTCTACGACGACTACATCCAGCTGGTGGCCACCGACGCCAGCGGCATCAACCGTATCGACGACCTGCGCGGGAAGCGGGTGTCGACGGGCGCGGCGAACTCGGGCGTCCAGCTCATCGCCAACCGAGTTCTGCAGCTGTCCCACGTGCCCGGCAGCGCGATGAGGCCATCGTCGCTGGGATTGGCCGACGACGTGTCGGCGATGCGCTCCGGGAGACTCGATGCCTTCTTCTGGTCCGGCGGTCTACCGACACCGTCGGTCGCCACGCTGTTGCAGTCCGGCGGCGTTCACCTGGTGCCGCTGACCAGTGTGGCCACCGCGATGAGTGCTTCCTATCCGGGCGCGTACCGGGCGGCCACCATTCCGACCGGGGCATACAACCTGAAGACCACGGTGGCGACCGTGGCGGTGGCCAACTTCCTCGTCTGTCGTGCCGATCTGCCCCTCGCCACCGCCGAATTCCTGACCGCCACGCTCTTCGGGCGTCAGTCCAGGATCGCGGCCGTCGTGGCTCCGTTGAACATGCTCGACCCGCGCACAGCGATCGCGACCGACCCCGTCCCGCTACTGGCCGGGGCAGAACGCTGGTTTCGCAGCCGCAAGAACTGA
- a CDS encoding sensor histidine kinase, with translation MRIRLISLILTPMAVVVVLLSLPLANSLRNAYTREVFLNRLNDTARFAALAQQADATGQLSGIRSELHRYHQLYGIDAFVIADDRSVRLAEADHRLPGDGTSRARISIALGGRRSEPPTAGWPWSNKPMLVAEPIERGGDVVGAMITVSPTTRMRQRILASWSVIAAGGLAALIACYFVADRLARWALRPIAVLDAATNDVATGKLDARVAFEQGPPELRRLGASFNVMADNVQTSVEQQRAFVADASHQLRNPLSALLLRLDDLALRVPDGLTEDAGRALDEGKHLVGILERLLELARAEHAGGNAGRCELPELVRQRLQTWQPIAETRHISMNLRAPDVPPAWADESATAGALDVVIDNALKFSPDGSTIEVLLDHDDQRVWVSVEDSGPGLTSEDLARVGRRFWRSAGQQNVAGFGLGLSIARALLERAGGALEFRSPPGHGLEVRVVLRREGSADAW, from the coding sequence ATGCGGATTCGGCTGATCAGCTTGATCCTGACGCCCATGGCCGTCGTGGTCGTCCTGCTCAGCCTTCCGTTGGCGAACTCGCTGCGTAACGCCTACACCCGCGAGGTCTTCCTCAACCGCCTCAACGACACGGCCCGCTTCGCCGCTCTCGCCCAACAGGCCGACGCGACGGGGCAGCTATCGGGCATCCGCTCCGAACTTCACCGGTACCACCAGCTCTACGGCATCGATGCCTTCGTCATCGCCGATGACCGCTCCGTTCGTCTCGCTGAGGCGGATCATCGGCTGCCCGGCGACGGCACCTCCCGCGCTCGGATTTCCATCGCCCTCGGCGGGCGGCGCAGCGAACCACCAACTGCCGGATGGCCGTGGTCGAACAAGCCCATGCTGGTGGCCGAACCGATCGAGCGCGGCGGGGACGTCGTCGGCGCGATGATCACCGTCTCGCCGACGACTCGGATGCGGCAGCGGATCCTGGCGAGCTGGAGCGTGATCGCGGCCGGAGGGCTGGCCGCGCTCATCGCCTGCTACTTCGTCGCGGACCGGCTCGCGCGCTGGGCGTTGCGCCCGATCGCGGTGTTGGACGCCGCGACCAACGACGTCGCGACCGGCAAGCTTGACGCCAGGGTCGCCTTCGAACAAGGGCCACCCGAACTGCGCCGGCTCGGCGCTTCCTTCAATGTGATGGCCGACAACGTCCAGACCTCCGTCGAGCAACAGCGGGCGTTCGTCGCCGATGCCTCCCACCAGCTGCGTAACCCGCTGTCCGCTCTGCTGTTACGCCTCGACGACCTGGCGCTACGGGTTCCTGACGGGCTGACCGAGGACGCAGGGCGCGCACTGGACGAAGGGAAGCACCTCGTCGGCATCCTCGAGCGCTTGCTCGAACTGGCCCGGGCCGAACACGCCGGCGGGAACGCCGGTCGGTGCGAACTGCCCGAACTCGTTCGCCAACGGCTCCAGACGTGGCAGCCGATCGCCGAAACCCGCCACATCAGCATGAATCTCCGCGCACCGGACGTCCCGCCGGCTTGGGCCGACGAGTCCGCAACGGCCGGAGCGTTGGACGTGGTAATCGACAACGCCCTGAAGTTCTCGCCCGATGGCTCGACGATCGAGGTGCTTCTGGACCACGACGATCAGCGGGTCTGGGTGAGTGTCGAGGACTCCGGACCGGGACTGACGTCGGAGGATCTCGCTCGGGTCGGTAGGCGGTTCTGGCGCAGCGCCGGCCAGCAGAACGTGGCCGGGTTCGGGCTCGGCCTGTCGATCGCGCGCGCGCTGCTCGAACGCGCCGGTGGCGCGCTGGAGTTCCGCTCCCCGCCCGGCCACGGGCTTGAGGTTCGCGTGGTGCTGCGTCGCGAGGGCTCGGCGGACGCGTGGTGA
- a CDS encoding response regulator transcription factor, which produces MRLLMVEDDDRVAAALRDILIRHGFTVTRAAGMAEALEAIDETVEVVLLDLGLPDGDGFDLCSSIRALHDVPILITTARADLRSRVHGLHMGADDYLVKPYAVSELLARIHAVTRRSRVARQSNDSAGRQVRSLGLVIDLGRRVVRKDGRELPLTRKEFGILEVLASERGLVVRRERLLSQVWGSSWGGDQHTLDVHVAAVRSKCGTAAIIETVRGIGYRLGGV; this is translated from the coding sequence ATGCGGCTGCTGATGGTGGAGGACGACGACCGTGTAGCGGCCGCACTCCGCGACATCCTGATCCGTCATGGCTTCACGGTGACCCGCGCGGCGGGCATGGCTGAGGCACTCGAAGCCATCGACGAGACTGTCGAGGTCGTCTTGCTGGACCTCGGCCTGCCCGACGGCGATGGCTTCGACTTGTGCTCCTCGATACGGGCACTGCACGACGTACCGATTCTCATCACGACCGCCAGGGCAGACCTGCGCTCGCGCGTGCACGGTCTGCACATGGGAGCCGACGACTACCTGGTCAAGCCGTATGCGGTCTCCGAACTGCTGGCCCGCATCCACGCCGTCACCCGACGATCACGGGTCGCACGCCAGTCCAACGACAGCGCCGGCCGGCAGGTCCGCTCGCTCGGACTGGTCATCGATCTGGGCCGGCGGGTGGTCCGCAAGGACGGTCGTGAGCTTCCTCTGACGCGTAAGGAGTTCGGCATTCTCGAGGTGTTGGCCAGCGAACGAGGGCTGGTAGTGCGCCGTGAGCGGCTGCTCAGTCAGGTCTGGGGTTCCAGCTGGGGTGGCGACCAACACACCCTGGACGTGCATGTGGCCGCGGTGCGCTCCAAGTGCGGCACCGCGGCGATCATCGAGACCGTCAGAGGGATCGGCTATCGCCTTGGCGGGGTGTGA
- the rny gene encoding ribonuclease Y, translating into MTGLEFALALAAAFLLVLILGLRYLSIAAKRHTQQGPSHPAHRAEQHAQDSTSEDSDSSGTAVAAATQRARHEVEALRASVEVEVDALRRAARTEAEATRASAESTRKDAEAARARAEAAADELLSDARRRSEREHQALQAQLEAREQSLQARQLEVERQSDANRQAAERLAVDAIELERANAAVTERAAELASAETESQLARAAEAVAQEAALARIAGLTVEEAKAELLTAVEASARRDAATLVRTIENEARAEANERAKAIVVDAVQRVASEQTSETVVSVLHLPSDEMKGRIIGREGRNIRAFESVTGVNVIIDDTPEAVLLSCFDPVRREIGRIALEKLVLDGRIHPHRIEEVYEIARTEVDALCLRAAHDALAEVGITDLDPRLVPTLGRLKYRTSYGQNVLGHLIETAHIAGLMAAELGIEPALVKRSAFLHDIGKALTHEVEGSHALVGAELLRKYGESEAVAHAVEAHHNEVQPRTVEAVLTQAADTCSAARPGARRESLETYVKRLERIEEIAGAKPGVEKVFAMQSGREVRVMVQPNEVDDLAAGVIAREVAKQIEDELTYPGQIRVTVVRELRSTEIAH; encoded by the coding sequence GTGACCGGCTTGGAGTTCGCTCTAGCACTAGCGGCCGCCTTCCTCCTCGTGTTGATCCTCGGGCTGCGTTACCTGTCCATCGCGGCCAAGAGGCACACACAGCAAGGGCCCTCCCATCCCGCACACCGGGCTGAGCAGCACGCTCAGGACAGCACTTCCGAGGACAGCGATAGTAGCGGCACGGCTGTCGCGGCAGCGACCCAACGAGCCCGGCACGAGGTTGAGGCCCTGCGGGCTTCCGTCGAGGTCGAGGTCGACGCGCTCCGGCGTGCGGCGCGCACGGAGGCGGAGGCAACTCGCGCCTCAGCCGAGTCGACGCGCAAGGACGCAGAGGCGGCACGAGCGCGGGCTGAGGCCGCCGCGGACGAACTGCTCTCCGACGCTCGCCGACGCTCGGAACGAGAGCACCAGGCCCTGCAGGCCCAGCTCGAGGCCCGCGAGCAGTCGCTGCAAGCGAGGCAGCTCGAGGTCGAACGCCAGTCCGATGCCAATAGGCAGGCTGCTGAACGGCTGGCTGTCGACGCGATCGAGCTCGAGAGGGCCAACGCGGCCGTGACCGAGCGAGCGGCGGAGCTGGCGAGCGCAGAGACTGAAAGTCAGCTGGCCCGCGCAGCGGAAGCGGTGGCTCAAGAAGCCGCACTGGCGCGGATCGCCGGTCTCACCGTGGAAGAGGCCAAGGCCGAACTCCTGACCGCTGTCGAGGCCTCGGCGCGGCGTGACGCGGCTACGCTCGTCCGGACCATCGAGAACGAGGCGCGTGCGGAAGCCAACGAGCGCGCAAAGGCGATCGTCGTCGATGCCGTCCAACGCGTCGCGTCCGAACAGACCAGCGAAACCGTCGTCAGCGTCCTGCATCTGCCCAGCGACGAGATGAAGGGGCGGATCATCGGTCGCGAGGGCCGCAACATCCGCGCCTTCGAATCAGTCACGGGCGTCAACGTGATCATCGACGACACTCCCGAAGCGGTCCTGCTCTCCTGCTTCGATCCGGTGCGCCGTGAAATCGGCCGGATCGCGCTCGAGAAGCTCGTCCTGGACGGTCGGATTCACCCCCACCGCATCGAGGAGGTGTACGAGATCGCCCGGACCGAGGTGGACGCGCTGTGCCTGCGAGCCGCGCACGACGCGCTGGCCGAGGTCGGGATCACCGACCTCGACCCTCGGCTCGTGCCGACCCTCGGGCGACTGAAGTACCGGACCAGCTACGGCCAGAACGTCCTAGGGCATCTGATCGAGACGGCGCACATCGCGGGCCTCATGGCCGCCGAGCTCGGTATCGAACCGGCCCTGGTGAAGCGCTCGGCCTTCCTGCACGACATCGGCAAGGCACTCACCCACGAAGTCGAAGGTTCCCACGCCCTTGTCGGTGCGGAGTTGCTGCGGAAATACGGTGAGAGCGAAGCTGTCGCCCACGCGGTCGAAGCACACCACAACGAGGTCCAGCCCCGCACCGTCGAGGCGGTCCTCACCCAGGCGGCCGACACGTGTTCGGCCGCACGCCCCGGTGCTCGCCGTGAATCGCTGGAGACCTACGTCAAGCGGCTGGAGCGCATCGAAGAGATCGCCGGCGCCAAGCCCGGAGTCGAGAAGGTTTTCGCGATGCAGTCCGGACGAGAAGTCCGCGTCATGGTCCAGCCCAACGAGGTCGACGACCTGGCCGCTGGAGTGATCGCGCGCGAGGTTGCCAAGCAGATAGAGGACGAACTCACCTACCCCGGACAAATTCGCGTCACGGTCGTCCGCGAGTTGCGTTCCACCGAGATCGCTCACTGA